A section of the Salvelinus fontinalis isolate EN_2023a chromosome 33, ASM2944872v1, whole genome shotgun sequence genome encodes:
- the LOC129831718 gene encoding dipeptidyl peptidase 1-like: MKVSGVLLCVFLIWVEGSQADTPANCTYEDLLGSWVFQVSKGGQDKSINCSLMDTIDKSITVHLEKLSVAVDDLGNTGFFTLIYNQGFEVVLNDYKWFGFFKYSEQGSEVTSYCDQTLPGWVHDSLGNNWACFTAKRVVPIAPRSVHTHRYHPNDLFLQRSYKHNLDFIDSINVAQSSWKATAYSEHETYTLQQLMHRAGGPASHIPRRVGPAPVTATLAKMAAGLPERWDWRDVNGVNYLSPVRNQASCGSCYSFALMGMLEARVRLQTNNTETPIFSPQQVVSCSQYSQGCDGGFPYLIGKYVQDFGIVEESCYPYAGTDSPCDVPDGCLRHYTSDYSYVGGFYGGCSESAMMLELVKNGPMGVAFEVYPDFMHYKEGIYHHTGLHDTNNPFELTNHAVLLVGYGQCHVTGQKFWVVKNSWGTAWGEGGFFRIRRGSDECSIESIAVAAKPIPKL, translated from the exons ATGAAGGTGagcggtgtgttgttgtgtgtgttccTGATCTGGGTGGAGGGCTCCCAGGCTGATACCCCGGCCAACTGCACATATGAAGACCTGTTGGGCTCCTGGGTGTTCCAGGTATCGAAGGGAGGACAAGACAAAAGTATCAACTGCTCTCTGATGG ACACCATTGATAAGTCGATAACGGTGCACCTGGAGAAGCTGTCTGTGGCCGTGGACGACCTGGGGAACACGGGATTCTTCACCCTCATCTACAATCAGGGCTTTGAGGTTGTCCTCAATGACTACAAGTGGTTTGGCTTCTTCAAG tACTCTGAGCAGGGCTCTGAGGTGACCAGCTACTGTGACCAGACTCTGCCAGGCTGGGTCCATGATTCTCTGGGGAACAACTGGGCCTGCTTCACTGCCAAGAGGGTTGTCCCAATAGCCCCTCGCTCCGTACACACACACCGCTACCACCCCAATGACCT gTTCCTCCAGAGGTCCTACAAACACAACCTGGACTTCATTGACTCCATCAACGTGGCCCAGAGCTCCTGGAAAGCCACGGCCTACAGCGAACATGAGACCTACACTCTGCAGCAGCTAATGCACAGGGCTGGGGGACCAGCCTCACACATCCCCAG ACGTGTTGGCCCCGCCCCTGTGACGGCAACGCTAGCCAAGATGGCGGCCGGCCTCCCTGAGCGCTGGGACTGGAGAGATGTCAACGGAGTCAACTACCTCAGTCCTGTCCGCAACCAGG CTTCGTGTGGTAGCTGCTATTCCTTTGCTTTAATGGGAATGTTGGAGGCTCGTGTCCGGCTCCAAACCAACAACACCGAGACTCCCATCTTCAGCCCACAGCAGGTCGTGTCCTGCTCCCAGTACTCCCAAG GTTGTGACGGTGGTTTCCCCTACCTCATTGGCAAGTACGTCCAGGACTTTGGGATCGTGGAAGAGTCGTGTTATCCATACGCTGGGACAGATTCCCCGTGTGACGTTCCCGATGGCTGTCTCCGCCACTACACTTCGGACTACAGCTACGTGGGAGGGTTCTACGGAGGCTGCAGCGAGTCTGCCATGATGCTGGAACTGGTCAAGAACGGCCCCATGGGGGTGGCCTTTGAG GTGTATCCTGACTTCATGCACTACAAGGAGGGTATCTACCACCACACGGGCCTCCATGACACCAACAACCCGTTTGAGCTGACCAACCACGCGGTGCTGCTGGTGGGCTACGGCCAATGTCACGTCACGGGTCAGAAGTTCTGGGTGGTGAAGAACAGCTGGGGGACGGCGTGGGGCGAGGGGGGCTTCTTCAGGATCAGACGGGGGTCTGACGAGTGTTCCATCGAGAGCATTGCTGTGGCAGCCAAGCCCATCCCTAAACTGTGA